A single Chryseobacterium shigense DNA region contains:
- a CDS encoding LIC_10190 family membrane protein, whose amino-acid sequence MILLLLSSVLILSVLAGWGKVMETFFGVLFGGISGSILSGILGLSLIWTILAFFIPINIYVEIPFVLAGIFFFLQKKIYREITRFSKKDTILIGAVSLVILYSGSFHPYILDHFGYYVPTIKWISEYGLVKGISNLDLTLGQMSVWHIFQAGFSGFSDPFLRINAILLIVYTLYIFENKSWIQLCFVPILLLFSQSPSPDLPVITLSLIILNEIIKENKNTGLLFAYSVFVFSIKPTMIWLPLLVFFCSLFIFKPNYKNWILGTGILILFFIKNIWIFGYPIFPVAAGDFGFSWKPNPEILKISSQYAILKTYDMQYNYEEIEKFSSFGAVRNWFTLDGIKSKINILFILSLIVFSVFAFIKKKKVIILICISVLIKSILVLVFSAQYRFFIDVFFVIFFILFIHFNKRNSFIFFTALCVLVVGILSFPNTIRQYIPSFRPGDFMAGVKKEQLYKPSTYHYRKFETFRTGNLKFNVSKDYPFNFDTPVPAISASYIFDDVKTGIFPQYIDEKNIRKGFIWKKMTPQEKQQADNVINNIKNTDK is encoded by the coding sequence ATGATTCTACTTTTACTTTCTTCAGTTCTTATTCTTTCAGTACTCGCGGGCTGGGGGAAAGTCATGGAAACATTCTTCGGGGTTCTCTTCGGAGGAATTTCAGGCAGTATATTATCAGGAATATTAGGTCTCAGCCTTATATGGACTATTCTGGCTTTTTTCATACCTATCAATATATATGTAGAAATACCTTTTGTATTAGCCGGAATCTTCTTTTTCTTACAAAAGAAAATATACCGGGAAATTACCCGGTTTTCAAAGAAAGATACCATTTTAATCGGTGCTGTTTCACTGGTTATTTTATATAGCGGCTCTTTTCATCCTTATATATTGGATCATTTCGGGTATTATGTTCCCACTATCAAATGGATTTCAGAATATGGCCTGGTAAAAGGTATTTCCAACCTGGACCTTACACTGGGACAGATGTCTGTATGGCATATCTTCCAGGCTGGCTTTTCAGGTTTTTCAGATCCTTTTTTAAGAATCAATGCTATACTGCTGATTGTTTATACATTATATATATTTGAAAACAAAAGCTGGATCCAGTTATGTTTTGTTCCAATATTACTTCTTTTTTCACAGTCGCCCAGTCCTGATCTTCCCGTCATTACTTTATCATTAATTATTTTAAACGAAATCATTAAAGAAAATAAAAATACAGGTCTTCTCTTTGCTTACTCAGTTTTTGTTTTTTCTATAAAGCCAACAATGATATGGCTTCCATTACTGGTATTTTTCTGCTCTTTATTTATTTTTAAACCTAATTATAAAAACTGGATCTTAGGAACAGGAATCCTTATTTTATTCTTTATCAAAAACATCTGGATATTCGGATATCCAATATTTCCGGTTGCAGCAGGTGATTTTGGGTTCAGCTGGAAACCTAACCCTGAAATATTAAAAATTTCATCACAATATGCTATCCTGAAAACATATGACATGCAGTATAACTATGAGGAAATTGAGAAATTCTCCTCTTTTGGTGCTGTCAGAAATTGGTTTACACTGGACGGGATCAAATCAAAAATCAATATTCTTTTCATTTTAAGTCTGATCGTTTTTTCGGTATTTGCTTTCATCAAAAAGAAAAAGGTCATTATCCTGATCTGCATTTCTGTATTAATAAAAAGTATACTGGTATTAGTTTTTTCAGCGCAATACCGCTTTTTTATCGATGTATTTTTTGTGATATTTTTCATTCTGTTTATTCATTTCAATAAAAGAAACTCTTTTATTTTCTTCACAGCGTTATGCGTATTAGTGGTAGGAATTTTAAGTTTCCCTAATACTATCCGCCAATATATTCCAAGTTTCAGACCCGGAGATTTCATGGCAGGAGTAAAAAAAGAGCAACTTTACAAACCTTCAACTTACCATTACAGGAAATTTGAAACTTTCAGAACAGGGAATTTAAAATTCAACGTATCAAAGGATTATCCTTTTAATTTCGATACTCCCGTTCCCGCCATCTCAGCAAGTTATATTTTTGACGATGTAAAAACAGGAATTTTTCCGCAATACATTGATGAAAAAAATATACGGAAAGGATTTATCTGGAAAAAAATGACACCACAGGAAAAGCAACAGGCGGACAATGTTATCAATAATATCAAAAACACTGATAAATAG
- the aroC gene encoding chorismate synthase has protein sequence MFNTLGNLLSLTTFGESHGVAYGGIINNFPAGLTVDFDKIQYELDRRKPGQSAIVTQRKESDTVKFLSGIFEGKTTGTPIGFIIENENQKSKDYDHIADSYRPSHADFTYDQKFGIRDYRGGGKSSARETINWVVAGALAKQLLSGIEINAYVSSVGDIFCEKPYQALDFSKTESNDVRCPDAETAEKMIERIKEIKKEGNTIGGTVTCVIKNVPVGIGEPIFSKLQAELGKAMLNINACKGFEYGSGFCGAKMTGKEHNDAFNTDFTTKSNLSGGIQGGISNGMDIYFRAAFKPVATILRPQDSVDKHGNPVVVEGKGRHDPCVVPRAVPIVESLAAFVLADLFLINKTRNINNF, from the coding sequence ATGTTCAACACATTAGGTAATCTTCTCAGTCTTACAACATTTGGAGAAAGTCACGGCGTGGCTTATGGCGGCATCATCAATAATTTCCCGGCAGGTTTAACGGTAGATTTCGATAAAATTCAATATGAATTGGATCGGAGAAAGCCCGGCCAGTCAGCAATTGTCACTCAAAGAAAAGAAAGTGACACCGTAAAGTTCCTTTCGGGGATCTTTGAAGGAAAAACCACAGGAACTCCAATTGGATTTATTATAGAAAACGAAAACCAGAAGTCTAAGGACTACGATCATATTGCAGATTCGTACCGTCCGAGCCATGCAGATTTCACTTATGACCAGAAATTTGGCATCAGGGATTATCGTGGCGGTGGAAAATCTTCAGCAAGAGAAACCATCAACTGGGTGGTTGCGGGAGCTTTAGCCAAACAGCTTTTATCCGGAATCGAGATTAATGCATACGTATCTTCCGTAGGCGATATTTTCTGTGAAAAACCGTATCAGGCTTTAGACTTTTCAAAAACGGAAAGCAATGACGTCCGCTGTCCGGATGCTGAAACAGCCGAAAAAATGATCGAAAGAATCAAAGAGATCAAGAAAGAAGGCAATACCATCGGCGGAACTGTTACCTGTGTGATCAAAAATGTTCCTGTAGGTATCGGAGAACCCATATTTTCCAAACTTCAGGCTGAACTTGGCAAAGCCATGTTGAATATCAACGCCTGCAAAGGGTTTGAGTACGGAAGCGGTTTCTGCGGTGCTAAAATGACAGGCAAAGAACATAACGATGCCTTCAATACGGATTTCACCACAAAATCCAATCTTTCAGGAGGAATCCAGGGAGGAATTTCCAATGGGATGGATATTTATTTCCGTGCTGCATTCAAACCTGTAGCCACTATTTTAAGACCTCAGGACAGTGTGGATAAACATGGAAATCCCGTAGTTGTAGAAGGAAAAGGGCGCCATGATCCATGTGTAGTGCCAAGAGCCGTTCCCATTGTGGAAAGTCTTGCCGCGTTTGTGCTGGCCGATCTGTTTTTAATTAACAAAACAAGAAACATCAATAATTTTTAA
- a CDS encoding thioredoxin family protein, with the protein MKNYWDQGISFEEYITIAKERLENPSNQQETEYKQYYELGLQRMDRTLKKYVPDEEQLKELTSKNFDGKILIISEAWCGDASATVPALVTFFKGHNEVKIFLRDSDKSLISQYLTNGTESIPKVIILDKDFNVKNSWGPRPKYGYELLMKHKADPEAYPKDNFYNDLQLYYAKNRGKDAVQEILELL; encoded by the coding sequence ATGAAAAACTACTGGGATCAGGGAATTTCTTTTGAAGAATACATCACCATTGCAAAAGAAAGATTAGAAAATCCTTCCAACCAACAGGAAACCGAATATAAGCAATACTATGAGCTTGGACTTCAGAGAATGGACAGAACTTTAAAGAAGTATGTTCCGGATGAAGAACAGCTAAAAGAATTAACCTCTAAAAATTTTGACGGAAAAATACTGATCATTTCAGAAGCCTGGTGTGGTGATGCAAGCGCAACCGTTCCTGCTCTTGTTACTTTCTTCAAAGGACACAATGAGGTGAAGATTTTCCTGAGAGACAGCGATAAAAGCCTGATCAGTCAATACCTGACCAATGGTACGGAATCTATTCCCAAAGTAATCATTCTCGATAAGGATTTCAATGTAAAGAATTCATGGGGCCCTCGTCCGAAATACGGATATGAGCTCTTAATGAAGCACAAGGCTGATCCTGAAGCTTATCCTAAAGACAATTTCTACAACGACCTGCAGCTGTACTATGCCAAAAACAGAGGTAAAGATGCCGTTCAGGAAATTCTAGAACTCTTATAA